In Hugenholtzia roseola DSM 9546, the following are encoded in one genomic region:
- a CDS encoding chorismate-binding protein produces the protein MKKPLFFPKAQTASLQHHDQPFDPQTAQLDLPRLLQTALVQKHAVALWRKPLPLPPKNGTHLAAPSEVVELLISFAAPLPKRKMDLEELTEGFVVAPFEEQEEVFFLEKHLFFSSQNSFFQVEKGFEAEKIAFWKCYQELSQRAAPPTFPYHLAQKATRNAPTEKAQYLQTVARAIAEMQQPEPNFEKVVLSRTKKAPLSKDFNLWQLFQKATQTYPQAFVAAISLPKIGTWFCATPELLISQDQKGIFRTIALAGTQPFQPHTPLSEVLWRQKEIEEQAMVSRYIINCFKKIRLREFSEVGPRTAVAGNLMHLRTDFAVDTQKERFPQLATVMLELLHPTSAVCGLPKDTAHHFIKTAETHKRNLYCGYLGTVHLGKDADIFVMLRCMELFENEALLYAGGGITADSKPEQEWQETEFKTQTLLKLLS, from the coding sequence ATGAAAAAGCCCCTCTTTTTTCCGAAAGCCCAAACCGCCTCTTTACAGCATCACGACCAGCCCTTTGACCCCCAAACGGCTCAACTCGATTTGCCACGCCTACTCCAAACGGCATTGGTGCAAAAACATGCCGTTGCGCTTTGGCGAAAACCGCTACCCCTTCCGCCCAAAAATGGAACGCATTTAGCTGCCCCCAGCGAAGTTGTCGAGCTTTTGATTTCTTTTGCAGCCCCCCTGCCCAAGCGCAAAATGGACTTAGAGGAGCTAACAGAGGGCTTTGTTGTCGCTCCTTTCGAGGAACAAGAAGAGGTCTTTTTTTTGGAAAAACATCTTTTTTTTAGTTCTCAAAATAGTTTTTTTCAAGTAGAAAAAGGCTTTGAAGCTGAAAAAATTGCGTTTTGGAAATGCTATCAAGAACTTTCCCAAAGGGCTGCGCCCCCTACTTTTCCCTATCACCTTGCCCAAAAAGCAACGCGAAACGCGCCCACAGAAAAGGCGCAATATCTACAAACCGTAGCACGCGCTATCGCTGAAATGCAGCAGCCCGAACCCAATTTTGAAAAAGTTGTCCTTTCGCGTACCAAAAAAGCACCACTTTCCAAAGATTTCAACCTTTGGCAGCTTTTTCAAAAGGCTACACAAACCTATCCACAAGCCTTTGTCGCTGCCATCTCCCTGCCAAAAATCGGAACTTGGTTTTGTGCCACCCCCGAACTGCTCATCAGTCAAGACCAAAAGGGCATCTTCCGAACTATCGCCTTAGCAGGAACGCAACCTTTTCAGCCGCATACCCCCCTTTCAGAAGTCCTCTGGAGGCAAAAGGAGATTGAGGAGCAAGCGATGGTCAGCCGCTACATCATCAACTGTTTCAAAAAAATACGATTGCGCGAATTTTCGGAAGTAGGTCCGCGCACTGCCGTTGCAGGAAACCTGATGCACCTGCGCACCGATTTTGCCGTAGATACGCAAAAGGAGCGTTTTCCACAATTAGCAACGGTGATGCTCGAACTGCTGCACCCTACCTCTGCCGTCTGCGGATTGCCAAAAGATACGGCACACCATTTTATCAAAACTGCCGAAACGCACAAACGAAACCTCTACTGCGGCTATTTGGGAACTGTCCATTTGGGCAAAGATGCCGACATCTTTGTCATGCTGCGTTGCATGGAACTCTTTGAAAATGAGGCACTTCTCTATGCAGGAGGCGGAATTACTGCCGACTCAAAGCCCGAACAAGAATGGCAGGAAACCGAATTTAAGACCCAAACCCTACTCAAACTTCTTTCCTAA
- a CDS encoding tetratricopeptide repeat protein, with protein MSRKKQIFTYLLTAFLFFAAKPLLAQSQADKDEAGKKVSKAIELMDKGDFNTAEALLKEATKLEPDNIYIAYETAALYYLKKDYPKAIKLLKSLLKKSEADDYFYQLLGNSYSLNGEPDKAVDIYEKGIKKFPNSGKLYLERGNIEMMRENYDEALVFYEEGIRVEPSFASNYFWAANLYCHSNKEVWGMIYGEIFLNMERNTKRTQIISELLYKVYQSEIKLEKDSLSVSFHSNVATIDKNKNLVGLSMFAIEVYEPLLAIAILSETEISLASLHRIRSRFSDMYFEKEHHKTYPNLLFSFHQELKEKGFLEAYHYWLLMHGNFDEFEAWKNKNEAQWDSFVEWFNANPLNMTKENKFHRTLYK; from the coding sequence ATGTCAAGAAAAAAACAAATTTTCACCTATCTACTGACCGCTTTCCTTTTTTTCGCTGCCAAGCCGCTTTTGGCGCAAAGCCAAGCCGATAAAGACGAAGCTGGAAAAAAAGTGTCAAAAGCCATCGAGCTAATGGACAAAGGCGACTTTAATACCGCCGAAGCCCTTTTGAAAGAAGCCACCAAACTCGAACCCGATAATATTTATATCGCCTACGAAACTGCCGCCCTCTACTATCTTAAAAAAGACTACCCAAAGGCTATCAAACTTTTAAAGAGCCTGCTCAAAAAAAGTGAAGCCGACGATTATTTCTACCAACTTTTGGGCAATAGTTACAGCCTAAACGGAGAACCCGATAAAGCCGTCGATATCTACGAAAAGGGAATCAAAAAATTTCCAAATTCGGGCAAACTTTACCTCGAAAGAGGAAACATAGAGATGATGCGCGAAAATTATGACGAGGCACTCGTTTTCTACGAAGAAGGCATCAGAGTAGAGCCAAGTTTTGCTTCCAACTATTTTTGGGCTGCAAATCTTTACTGCCATAGCAACAAAGAAGTTTGGGGTATGATTTATGGTGAAATCTTTTTGAACATGGAGCGCAACACAAAGCGTACCCAAATAATAAGCGAATTGCTTTACAAAGTATATCAAAGTGAGATTAAATTAGAAAAAGATTCCCTATCTGTGAGCTTTCATAGCAACGTAGCAACCATCGATAAGAATAAAAACTTAGTCGGTCTTAGTATGTTCGCCATAGAAGTTTATGAGCCACTTTTGGCAATCGCTATCCTTTCTGAAACCGAAATTAGTTTGGCTTCGCTGCACCGTATTCGCAGCCGATTTAGCGATATGTACTTTGAAAAGGAACATCATAAAACCTATCCCAACCTGCTTTTTTCATTCCACCAAGAACTCAAAGAAAAAGGATTTCTCGAAGCCTATCACTATTGGCTGCTTATGCACGGCAATTTTGATGAATTTGAAGCGTGGAAAAACAAAAACGAAGCCCAATGGGATAGTTTTGTAGAATGGTTCAATGCTAATCCTTTGAATATGACGAAGGAAAACAAATTCCACCGAACTTTATACAAATAA